A region of the Sphingobium yanoikuyae genome:
GGAAGAGGGAAAAGACCGCTATTCGTGCGGCCGCAGGGCGCGGTTGAGCGAATCCAGCACCTCGGCGATCGGTTCGGTCACGGTGACGCTGCGGCCTTCGCCAAAGCGGATGCGGGTGCCGTCGGTCACGGATGAGACGAAGGTCACCTGGGTAGGGTTGACCGCGGTTTCGGTGCGATCGACGCCGACGAACATGACGAGCATGATCTTCTCTCCCATTTTCGGCCCGTGCCGGACCCATTGGGTGCAAGACTAGCTGCTTTTTGCGCCGTTACCAGAGGCTTTGTGCGGTTCAACCTGCCTGGATCGCCTGCAGGAACCGGCTCGCCCGATCGTCCAACCGATGCGCGACCGTTGCCAGTTGCCCCGCCGCAACGCCGATGTCATGGGCGCCTGCTGCCGCCGCGCTTGCATTATCGCTGATCTGGCGCGCACTCTGGCGGATATGGTCGCTCGACGATCCGGCTTCCGACAGGCTCGCGGCGATCGACCGGCTGAAGGCACCATGGCGCGCCACCGCCGAGAAGACCGATGCCGACACCTCGTTCGCGGTCGCCATCGCCGCGTCCATGTGCAGATGCCCCTGCGCCACCGTCTCCACCGCCAGCCGGACATGGCCGATGCGCTGGCCGATCTCGGCCGCCGCCTCACGCGTCTGGCTCGCCAATGTCTTCACCTCGCGCGCCACCACGGCAAAGCCCTGCCCGGCCTCACCGGCCCGTGCCGCCTCGATGCTGGCATTGAGCGCCAACATGCTGGTCGCCCGCGCAATATCGTCGATCAGGGTGATGACCGCGCCGATCCCGTCCGCCTCGACCCGCAGCGCCGCCGTCTGCTCGGCCCCGACCTGCGTCTGCGCCACCGCCGCGCGGATCGCTTCGCCCGCCGCGCGCACCTGGCTTTCCATTGCCTGGAACAGCCCGCCCAGTTCCTGCCCGCCGCTGGCAATGCCGTGCAGGCTGTCGGCCGTCTGTTCCGCCGCGACCGCCATGCCGGCCGCCGCCTCGCCATTGCCCGACGCCCGCTCCACCGCCTGTTCAGCGCGCGCCGACAGCATGTCGGCCATGCCGACCAGATCCGCGATCAGCGCCTCGACATCCGCGCGAAATGCGCCGCTCTCGCGCGTCACATGTTCCAGCCGCCGGGTGCGGGCCAGCGCATCGCGCGTATCCCGCTCCGCCGCCAGCCGCAGCAGCAGCGGGCCGTCGACCACGCCGGCATAATGGCCGCCCTGCGTCACGATC
Encoded here:
- a CDS encoding methyl-accepting chemotaxis protein, which produces MYAPQMLDRPDPEPHVAAGTALPFAQGCAAVRLGQPLSQAVDRFQDDAALRLLPVVDAADRPVGAIYERDMRRILFNPFGHALLRNPSFGGRLDEHVRPCAMVEQSASVERLIDLYAAQGSDCEGLIVTQGGHYAGVVDGPLLLRLAAERDTRDALARTRRLEHVTRESGAFRADVEALIADLVGMADMLSARAEQAVERASGNGEAAAGMAVAAEQTADSLHGIASGGQELGGLFQAMESQVRAAGEAIRAAVAQTQVGAEQTAALRVEADGIGAVITLIDDIARATSMLALNASIEAARAGEAGQGFAVVAREVKTLASQTREAAAEIGQRIGHVRLAVETVAQGHLHMDAAMATANEVSASVFSAVARHGAFSRSIAASLSEAGSSSDHIRQSARQISDNASAAAAGAHDIGVAAGQLATVAHRLDDRASRFLQAIQAG